In Bacillus sp. DX3.1, the following proteins share a genomic window:
- a CDS encoding phosphatidylserine/phosphatidylglycerophosphate/cardiolipin synthase family protein, whose protein sequence is MVKKILRVISIIISIVILIVIWMHIDVTIGRKVEVEKNQPKEYGQHYSDFQLYVEGKPLYQQLFSDIKEAKHSIFTYFYIISDDKSSHSFLKLLKEKAEEGVKVYLSVDWINDLSFERKLKNELKASGVHFTYSRKPEFPFFFYSLHHRNHRRITTIDGKIGYSGGFNIGNEYLGKDRRFGYWRDYQVRLQGEGVKDLEEQFVLDWKRDTSEGITRASQHTVPGKTLHTLSAYNGHHVVTKYIELINEAKQSIVIATPYFIPKDKALMNALIQARQRGVFVKVLWSFKPDIPLIKEAAYPYIRQAIENNISVYGYKKGMFHGKAIVIDNETTVMGTTNFTSRSFYLNDEMNFYIKGGPIVRQVNEALAQDFHDSKEMTSSFFDGLSFLDRCKEKIAGLLNYYL, encoded by the coding sequence ATGGTGAAAAAGATACTACGTGTCATTTCTATTATAATTAGCATAGTAATTCTCATTGTTATTTGGATGCATATTGATGTAACAATAGGGAGAAAAGTGGAAGTTGAGAAAAATCAACCGAAAGAATATGGACAGCATTATAGTGACTTTCAATTATATGTGGAGGGGAAACCGCTATATCAGCAGCTGTTTTCTGATATAAAAGAGGCGAAACATTCAATTTTCACTTATTTCTATATTATTTCCGATGATAAAAGTAGCCACTCCTTCTTAAAGTTGTTGAAAGAAAAGGCGGAAGAAGGTGTGAAAGTATACTTATCAGTCGACTGGATTAATGATTTGTCTTTCGAAAGAAAACTTAAAAATGAATTGAAAGCAAGTGGCGTTCATTTTACATATAGTAGAAAACCTGAATTTCCGTTCTTTTTCTATTCCCTACATCATCGTAATCACCGTCGTATTACAACGATAGATGGGAAGATAGGGTATAGCGGCGGCTTTAATATAGGTAATGAATATTTAGGGAAGGACCGCCGATTTGGATATTGGCGAGATTATCAAGTGCGCTTACAAGGAGAGGGTGTGAAAGATTTAGAGGAACAGTTTGTATTAGATTGGAAACGAGATACTTCTGAAGGAATAACACGAGCCTCTCAACATACTGTACCAGGGAAAACGTTACATACACTGTCTGCTTATAATGGTCATCATGTTGTTACAAAGTATATTGAATTAATAAATGAAGCAAAACAATCCATTGTGATTGCTACACCATATTTTATACCAAAAGATAAAGCACTTATGAATGCTTTAATTCAAGCGCGACAGCGTGGTGTTTTCGTTAAAGTGCTCTGGTCTTTTAAGCCGGATATTCCGCTAATAAAAGAAGCGGCATATCCTTACATTCGTCAAGCTATTGAAAATAACATATCCGTATACGGTTATAAAAAAGGAATGTTCCACGGAAAAGCGATAGTGATTGACAATGAAACAACAGTTATGGGTACAACAAATTTCACTTCGCGAAGCTTTTATTTAAATGATGAGATGAATTTCTATATAAAGGGTGGTCCCATTGTTAGGCAAGTGAATGAAGCATTAGCGCAAGATTTTCATGATTCAAAAGAAATGACGTCATCATTCTTTGATGGTCTTTCCTTTTTGGACCGATGCAAAGAAAAAATAGCAGGGTTGCTTAATTATTATTTATAG
- a CDS encoding GNAT family N-acetyltransferase, translating into MIREAEPKDSNVIENLYKKLAPHSKNIKVLSERIEQIRNDSNNFLFVYEENCKVKGSIFMTFCLDPGYQFRPYTVLEYVIVDEDFRGNGIGEKLLKHVEQISIARGSTRIILLSSATRIEAHKLFAKNGYNGTISKGFKKYIPIN; encoded by the coding sequence ATGATTCGTGAAGCTGAACCAAAAGACAGTAATGTAATTGAAAATCTATATAAAAAATTAGCACCGCATAGTAAAAATATTAAGGTTTTATCAGAAAGAATTGAGCAGATAAGGAATGATTCTAATAATTTCTTATTTGTTTATGAGGAAAATTGTAAAGTTAAAGGAAGTATATTTATGACTTTTTGTCTTGATCCTGGATATCAATTTAGACCATATACCGTTCTAGAGTATGTGATTGTAGATGAAGATTTTCGAGGTAATGGAATAGGTGAAAAGTTACTAAAACATGTAGAACAAATATCAATTGCAAGGGGATCCACAAGAATTATCTTATTAAGTAGTGCAACTAGAATAGAAGCACATAAATTATTTGCTAAAAATGGTTATAACGGAACTATAAGTAAGGGTTTTAAGAAGTATATACCAATTAATTGA
- a CDS encoding ABC transporter permease: MKDILWLIQKTLSVLLKNKKGLLIIIGLPIAGSLISFLIYGNAGQGTLNIGVVNNENHYIANDTVKFIEGLNHVKVSKIQASEIEEKLASKKLDGVITLDSGFSESVRDGKPSHIQISSIKGVQITSFIKSYLYNYIDNITAISKVAQNDQSTFDKMYAGYQKNSFKLTAHTLNDTSKNKDMTNQTVGYLIMFMLFSAVNFSELILKEKENRTYFRLLSAPIDGKKYILSNVVVNMLILIVQIVVTVLFMTNVFHIDTNMPLIVMIGVLMIFGLIAIGLSLAIVSFAKNGTSANAMQNIIITPTCLLAGCFFSFEIMPASVQKIADFLPQRWLLDTIGKLQQGTHFADLYLNILILFAFAIAFFLIAIYKFGRNNDARNFI; encoded by the coding sequence ATGAAAGATATTTTATGGCTCATACAAAAAACATTATCGGTACTTTTGAAAAATAAAAAAGGGTTGCTCATTATTATTGGCTTACCGATAGCAGGATCGCTAATTTCTTTTCTGATATATGGAAATGCAGGGCAAGGGACATTAAACATTGGGGTTGTAAATAATGAAAATCATTATATAGCAAACGATACGGTGAAATTTATAGAAGGATTAAATCATGTAAAAGTGAGTAAAATTCAAGCATCAGAAATAGAAGAGAAGCTTGCCTCGAAAAAGCTTGATGGAGTTATTACGTTAGATTCAGGTTTTTCAGAAAGTGTTCGAGATGGTAAACCGAGTCATATTCAAATTTCCTCGATTAAAGGTGTTCAAATCACAAGTTTTATAAAATCTTATTTGTATAATTACATTGATAATATAACTGCAATTAGTAAAGTAGCACAAAATGATCAAAGTACATTTGATAAAATGTATGCAGGTTATCAAAAAAATTCATTCAAGTTAACAGCCCATACGCTTAATGATACTTCGAAAAATAAAGATATGACGAATCAAACAGTTGGTTACCTCATTATGTTTATGTTATTTTCAGCGGTGAATTTTTCAGAACTAATTTTGAAAGAAAAAGAGAACAGAACGTACTTCCGATTATTATCAGCACCGATAGATGGAAAGAAATATATATTATCTAATGTTGTTGTTAATATGCTTATTTTAATCGTACAAATTGTTGTAACAGTATTATTTATGACCAATGTATTTCATATTGATACAAATATGCCTTTGATTGTTATGATTGGAGTACTGATGATATTTGGCTTAATTGCAATTGGTTTATCGTTAGCAATTGTATCTTTTGCGAAAAACGGAACTTCTGCAAATGCAATGCAAAATATCATTATTACACCAACATGTTTGCTTGCCGGATGCTTCTTTTCATTTGAAATTATGCCAGCGTCTGTGCAAAAAATAGCTGATTTTCTTCCTCAGCGTTGGTTATTAGATACGATAGGGAAATTACAGCAAGGTACACATTTTGCAGATTTGTATTTAAATATTTTGATTTTATTTGCCTTTGCAATCGCCTTTTTCTTAATTGCAATTTACAAATTTGGGCGTAATAATGATGCGAGGAATTTTATTTAA
- a CDS encoding protein adenylyltransferase SelO yields MTKRKEIIETGWNLDNSYARLPKSFFTSHNPTSVRSPKLIILNYPLATSLGLNVQALQSEDGVAVFAGNRIPEGALPIAQAYGGHQFGHFNMLGDGRALLLGEQITPLDERFDIQLKGSGKTPYSRRGDGRAALGPMLREYIISEAMHALGIATTRSLAVVTTGESIIRETDQPGAILTRVAASHLRVGTFQYVSKWGTVEELSVLADYTLKRHFPDIEANENRYLSLLQEVMKRQAMLIAKWQLVGFIHGVMNTDNMTISGETIDYGPCAFMDTYDPATVFSSIDLRGRYAYGNQPHIAEWNLARFAETLLPLLHVDQTQAVNLAQDAISHFTKLYHSNWLAGMRAKLGIFNEEVQDKSLIEDLLSMMQKYRADYTNTFRALTFDTLENTVLFETPEFAQWHEQWQARLGRQQESKNSSHQLMRSSNPALIPRNHRVEAALEAAVEQGDYSVMERLLDVLSSPYAHSSEQADYSTLPVQSSRPYRTFCGT; encoded by the coding sequence ATGACAAAGAGAAAAGAAATAATAGAAACAGGATGGAACCTAGACAACAGTTATGCTCGTCTACCGAAATCATTTTTTACTAGCCACAACCCAACCTCTGTACGCTCACCGAAGTTGATCATTCTCAATTATCCGTTGGCAACATCCCTGGGATTGAACGTTCAGGCGCTGCAAAGCGAAGATGGCGTAGCGGTGTTTGCTGGCAATCGGATTCCCGAAGGTGCTTTGCCTATTGCTCAAGCTTACGGGGGGCATCAATTCGGGCATTTTAACATGTTAGGGGACGGCCGGGCTCTGCTACTTGGCGAGCAGATTACTCCCCTAGATGAGAGATTTGATATTCAGCTCAAAGGTTCTGGTAAAACACCATACTCCCGCCGGGGTGATGGTCGAGCGGCACTTGGACCAATGCTACGCGAATACATCATCAGCGAAGCAATGCATGCCCTTGGTATTGCTACTACCCGCAGCCTAGCGGTGGTGACAACCGGTGAGTCAATAATCCGTGAAACCGACCAACCTGGTGCAATTCTGACCCGTGTAGCTGCAAGTCATTTGCGTGTCGGTACCTTTCAATACGTTTCAAAATGGGGCACAGTTGAGGAACTCAGTGTTCTGGCTGACTATACACTAAAGCGCCATTTTCCAGACATTGAAGCTAATGAGAATCGCTATCTTTCACTACTTCAGGAAGTGATGAAGCGTCAGGCGATGTTGATTGCCAAATGGCAACTGGTTGGCTTTATTCACGGAGTGATGAACACCGACAACATGACCATTAGTGGAGAAACCATTGACTATGGTCCTTGCGCCTTCATGGATACCTATGATCCGGCAACTGTATTCAGTTCCATTGACCTTCGAGGCCGCTATGCCTATGGCAATCAGCCACATATTGCCGAGTGGAATCTCGCTCGATTTGCTGAAACCTTATTGCCACTGTTGCATGTAGATCAGACGCAGGCTGTCAATCTGGCTCAGGATGCGATTTCACATTTTACTAAATTGTATCACTCTAATTGGCTCGCGGGAATGAGAGCTAAACTAGGAATATTTAACGAAGAAGTGCAGGATAAATCTCTTATTGAAGACCTCCTCAGTATGATGCAGAAATATCGTGCAGACTATACCAATACCTTCCGTGCATTAACTTTTGATACGCTGGAGAATACGGTCCTGTTTGAGACCCCAGAATTTGCTCAGTGGCATGAGCAGTGGCAGGCAAGACTAGGCAGGCAGCAGGAATCGAAAAACTCCTCGCATCAGTTGATGCGAAGCAGCAATCCTGCGCTAATCCCTCGGAACCATCGGGTAGAAGCTGCACTAGAAGCCGCAGTGGAACAAGGAGACTACAGCGTGATGGAGCGGCTTCTTGATGTTCTTTCAAGCCCCTACGCGCACTCCTCCGAACAGGCTGATTACTCCACACTACCTGTGCAATCATCCCGTCCTTACCGAACCTTTTGCGGTACATGA
- a CDS encoding ABC transporter permease, translated as MNIFNIAIMQIKRDFRDIRTLVFMLAFPVVLMLILGTALTNAFNSDNLSIKNIQVLYKDEAGGKFSQAFETLIKETGKSGIHFKKAAKDVDGKEEVKQNKYAGYVEMNQNGVKLYESDRNSIEGSIVEGMLTTFVDKYNVAVEVAKVDSGKVSTVIASGNHDDYIKETSLQAAKKPSSMDYYAIAMTTMIALYGAMGASYLIRGERLRKTGDRLIAAPVSKAEIFIGKILGSLVANGLCLLLVVFFSKFVYKANWGDHLGVVFLILLTEVLLAISFGLGIGYITKTGEASKAVIMVVVQLASIFGGAYFVFEENMLTNLSPLTWANTAIMKIIYANDLGAALPVISLNLGISALFLLIAIIALRRREGL; from the coding sequence TTGAACATCTTCAATATTGCTATAATGCAAATTAAAAGGGACTTTCGAGACATAAGAACGTTAGTTTTTATGTTAGCATTCCCGGTTGTGCTTATGCTCATTTTGGGAACAGCTTTAACAAATGCATTTAATAGTGACAATCTTTCTATTAAAAATATACAGGTGTTATACAAAGATGAAGCAGGTGGTAAGTTCTCTCAGGCTTTTGAAACATTGATAAAGGAAACAGGTAAATCGGGCATTCACTTTAAAAAAGCAGCAAAGGATGTAGATGGGAAAGAAGAAGTGAAACAAAATAAGTATGCCGGCTATGTAGAAATGAATCAAAATGGCGTGAAGTTATATGAGAGTGATCGGAATAGTATTGAAGGAAGTATCGTTGAGGGGATGCTTACTACATTTGTCGATAAGTACAACGTAGCGGTGGAAGTTGCGAAAGTAGATTCTGGGAAAGTTAGCACAGTTATTGCAAGTGGAAATCATGATGATTATATAAAAGAGACATCTTTACAAGCTGCTAAAAAACCAAGTTCTATGGATTATTATGCAATTGCGATGACGACAATGATTGCCTTGTATGGGGCGATGGGAGCGAGTTATCTTATTCGCGGAGAGCGATTACGAAAAACGGGAGATCGTTTAATTGCCGCACCTGTTAGTAAAGCAGAAATTTTCATAGGAAAAATACTTGGTAGCCTTGTAGCAAATGGGCTTTGTCTGCTTCTTGTTGTTTTCTTTAGTAAGTTTGTGTATAAGGCAAATTGGGGTGATCATCTTGGAGTAGTCTTTCTTATTTTACTGACAGAAGTATTACTCGCAATTAGCTTTGGTTTAGGGATAGGATATATTACGAAAACAGGTGAGGCTTCTAAAGCAGTTATTATGGTTGTTGTACAATTGGCCTCTATTTTTGGAGGAGCATATTTTGTATTCGAAGAAAATATGCTTACAAATCTATCACCATTAACATGGGCAAATACAGCGATTATGAAAATTATTTATGCGAATGATTTAGGAGCAGCACTCCCTGTGATTTCTTTAAATCTTGGAATTTCAGCACTGTTTTTATTGATTGCGATTATCGCATTACGTCGACGGGAGGGGCTATAG
- a CDS encoding ABC transporter ATP-binding protein — protein MNALEIKNLTKKFGDFIAVDNISLAIKQGEIFGFLGSNGAGKSTTINMIAGLLRSNEGEINILGKSTKKHSRFAKMNIGIVPQDLAIYEELTAYENVKFFAGLYGLRGAELKARVEEALQFVGLSDKHKSYPKNFSGGMKRRLNIACAIAHRPKLIIMDEPTVGIDPQSRNYILQSVRKLNEMGSTIIYTSHYMEEVEEICTKIAIVDHGKVIAEGTKEQLKSIITDTKDIWIEVKSVENMDVTKLKEINGVKAVQIEENVIKVNSDTGVNNLNKIIQHFINHDIEIRSLEEQAPNLETVFLTLTGRNLRDK, from the coding sequence ATGAACGCATTAGAAATAAAAAACTTAACGAAAAAATTTGGTGACTTCATCGCAGTAGATAATATATCTTTAGCTATTAAACAAGGAGAAATATTTGGATTTTTAGGTTCGAATGGTGCTGGTAAAAGTACAACAATTAATATGATTGCTGGGTTGTTGCGAAGTAATGAAGGTGAAATTAACATACTGGGAAAAAGTACAAAGAAACATAGCCGATTTGCAAAGATGAATATAGGTATTGTTCCGCAAGATTTAGCAATTTACGAGGAGTTAACTGCCTATGAAAATGTGAAATTCTTTGCAGGATTGTATGGACTACGGGGAGCTGAATTGAAAGCGAGAGTAGAAGAAGCATTGCAGTTTGTAGGACTCAGTGATAAACATAAAAGCTATCCGAAAAATTTCTCTGGTGGAATGAAGCGAAGACTTAACATTGCTTGTGCTATTGCGCATCGTCCTAAGTTAATTATTATGGATGAGCCGACAGTAGGGATTGATCCACAGTCAAGAAACTACATTCTCCAATCTGTGCGAAAATTAAATGAAATGGGAAGTACGATTATTTATACAAGTCACTACATGGAAGAAGTAGAAGAGATTTGTACAAAAATTGCAATTGTGGATCATGGTAAGGTAATTGCGGAGGGCACGAAAGAACAACTAAAATCTATCATTACAGATACAAAAGATATTTGGATTGAAGTGAAGTCAGTTGAAAATATGGATGTGACTAAATTAAAAGAAATTAATGGTGTGAAAGCTGTTCAAATTGAAGAAAACGTCATTAAAGTAAATTCTGATACAGGAGTGAATAATTTAAATAAAATTATTCAACATTTTATTAATCATGATATAGAGATTCGTTCATTAGAAGAGCAGGCACCTAACTTAGAAACAGTATTTCTTACATTGACAGGAAGAAACTTACGAGATAAATAA
- a CDS encoding DinB family protein encodes MLKRPQTSEYNPYAEKYIELVPDGNLLDILKKQQEETNDLLRNVSKEQGEYRYEEGKWSLKEVVGHMADIERVMSYHLLVAARGDRTTLPSFDKDVFVMNAEFNRMRLEDITLNFSIVRQCTCSLFASIPSDAWMRTGTILNHETTARALAYIIAGHELHHRSIIKERYLSLI; translated from the coding sequence ATGCTTAAGCGACCGCAAACGAGTGAATATAATCCATATGCGGAGAAGTACATAGAACTTGTGCCTGATGGGAATTTACTTGATATTCTAAAGAAACAACAAGAGGAAACGAATGATTTGTTAAGAAATGTTTCTAAAGAACAAGGAGAGTATCGATATGAAGAGGGGAAATGGAGTCTAAAGGAAGTGGTTGGGCACATGGCAGATATTGAAAGGGTGATGAGCTATCACCTCCTGGTAGCTGCTCGTGGAGATAGGACAACATTGCCGTCGTTTGATAAAGATGTATTTGTGATGAATGCAGAGTTTAATCGAATGAGGCTTGAAGACATCACTTTAAATTTTTCAATTGTTCGTCAGTGTACTTGTTCATTGTTTGCAAGTATTCCGAGTGATGCATGGATGCGAACGGGAACAATTTTAAACCATGAAACGACTGCGCGTGCACTAGCGTATATAATTGCCGGCCATGAATTGCATCATCGGTCAATTATTAAGGAAAGATATCTTTCCTTAATTTAG